The Aspergillus nidulans FGSC A4 chromosome VII nucleotide sequence TTACCTGTGATCAACGAACGTCTCGATCTGGTTTCTGTTTTTATTGAGGATAGTGAGATACGAAATGATCTAGTACAGCTGTTGAAACGCAGTTACGATGCCCAACGTTTGGTTCAGAAATTTACTCTTGGGAAGggagatgcagatgatttgATCTGCCTTTCAAAGTCTATAGAAGCCTCAAAGAATGTCAAGCGGCTATTATCGGCCGCGAGTAACGCAAGCTCAGAGTATTCTCGGAAATCACTTCAGAAAATGGTTGATCAACTCTATCTAGATGGGCCAACGCTATTGGCTGACAAGATCCTGTCCGCaattgacgaagaagggctATTGCAGAAGCAGCGTATCGAGGAAGACACTGCAGCTGAAGCCGCTATTCTAGCCCAAGAGGTTACCCTCAATGAAGGCGCAGCGGCTGATCTTGCCAGTTTGCCAAAGAAAGTCCGGGAAAAGACCACTGAGCGCACAGCAACCGACGAATCCTCCCCTGACGAGACGTGGATTATGCGACGAGATGCAAGTCCTGCGCTGAAAGAACTCCACCGGACACTAGATGAGCTGCAGAATGAAAAATCGAAACTCGGCCAGTATCTTCGTGACTCCGTCGGATCCTCCGCCATCACGCTCAAATGGACGCCTGGTTTGGGACACATATGCCATGTCAAAGGCGCAAAAGTTTCCCAACAGCAGTTAGAAGACATAGGCGTGACGCGCAACGTCTCGTCAACAAAGTCAACCCGGTCCTTCTACCTCCCGGCTTGGACCGAACTCGGCGGCCGAATGGATCAAATAAAGGTCCAAATTCGGCAGGAGGAGCAAGCCATCTTCGAGCAGTTACGCCGCGAAGTTATCTTGAACCTGGTAAAGATTCGCCGCAACGCCTCAGTCATGGACGAACTCGATGTCGCTTGCTCATTTGCCACCCTCGCAGCCGAACAACAACTCGTGCGTCCCATCCTCACTGAAGGCACAAACTACAAGATCATCGGCGGCCGCCATCCAACCGTGAAACTCGGCCTTGAAGAACAAGGCCGCCGCTTCGTCAGCAATGACTGCTTCTTGGGCGAATCCGAGCGCATCTGGCTTATCACAGGCCCCAACATGGCCGGGAAAAGCACATTTCTGCGCCAAAACGCGCTTATCACCATCCTGGCGCAAGTGGGCTCCTTTGTGCCAGCTGACTACGCTGAGATCGGCATTGTCGATCAGATTTTCAGTCGTATCGGCGCAGCAGACGATCTCTTTCGCGATCAGTCAACGTTTATGGTCGAGATGCTGGAGACAGCTGCGATCCTCAAACAAGCGACGGCAAGGTCATTTGTGATCATGGATGAGGTTGGACGTGGGACGACGCCGGAGGATGGCACCGCGGTTAGTTTCGCATGCCTGCATCATTTGCATTATCGGAATCAATGCCGGACACTGTTTGCGACGCATTTCCACGGACTGGCTGATATGACGCAAGAGTTTCCTGCGCTGGGAAGGTATTGCACCGACGTTAAGGAGACGACTGAGGGGCGGTTTTCTTTTGTCCACAAGTTGCGGAAGGGCATAAATCGGGAGTCACATGCTCTGAAAGTTGCGCAGCTGGCGGGATTGCCTAGCGAGACGCTGGAGCTGGCGCGAAGCGTTCGTGATAGTATCCGCGGCGAAGCCTCTCGACTGACAACGGccgccttttcttctgcgtCATAATTTGCACTTTGATATATAATATACATATCCTGCGAACATAAGGGTGGACCCCCTCTTTCTTTAACCGCCATAATCTCCGATTGACTCGCAACTTTGTGTAAGTTTTACAGCTTCGCTTGCGCCCTCTGCTGCCTCTCACTCAGATCAACAACAATCCCCTCCCCAAAGCAAACCTCCTGACAATCCTCTGCCGCAACTCCATTGACAAACTGCGTGACCACAAAATCCACCTTACATTCACCCACAACTACCATTGGCGCATGCCAGGTCCCAGGCCCATACGTAACGGCGTGCTCCCCACTCGCCACAAATGCCCTGAGTTTACTCAGATTCGGTGGATCACGAATAGATACActctctccagcttctgtCCGTGCCGTGGCGGTTTGGCCAAGTAGTGTTGGCGCCACGATGACTAGGTAGTACGCGCTTTTGTCATCCGAGCTTAGACCAAGCGGGGAGAATGTCTGCGAGGTATAGGGATGTCGTTCGAGGATTCCGACATCGAAAACAACCTTCTGCGCACCACCTACTTTACCCTCGCCGGTACTGGTGACGGCCCGCAGCGTCCTTGGAAAACAACTAAACATGCTCATCCTTGCCTCGGAGGGTTGGTTGCTGGGGCATTGAGATGGATAGTTATTGATTAGCGGCGATATAGGACTGTATTTCAGCGCGGAGAGCTGGTTTGCTGCCACAGGAAATGTCACGAGAGGGTGCTTGGGATGTGAGGAGAGAGGATTTGGGGCGGTTGTGACAGAGCGCGGAAGCGGGGGGATGACTGCGGTGCCGAAAGGTGCGAAAGCATCGCGGGTCAGAGGTTCTGGGGTGATGgatagagaaggagaagcgagaAGCGTGGGTGGTGGCATTTTCTCTAATTGTAAGGATGAATTGTTGTATTGAAAAGGAAACAGTAATGAGGTGGTGAGGGATGGTGTTCATATACCTAAGGTAGAGTGGAGTCGGTTGTTGGAGCTGTTCGGGAGTCGCCGATGGAAGCTCCATCTTCTGTCAACTACACGATACCTACTCTCCCAGCTACCTGAAATCGTCATCACCAGTCAAAATAACGGCCGCTGGTTCTACCAAAGGGAGAGTCTTCTTATTATTGCAGAACAAAGGGCTATCCAATAAACTGCAGACTAGCACTTCTAACACAACCACTTTCAATTGCCCACTGTCGTATTCATATCCTCCCGCCCAACTgttctgctcctccttccatcTGACCACATATTATCGCTGCTCTTGAGATACAATATTTCTTTTAGAGGGGGCAAAGCAAGCATATGAACTTCCGAGAGACTTGAGCGCAGAAATATTGGTCTGGCCGTTCTCAGACGATCCAGTTTCGACAGGCTCTATGAAGGACTCTCCATCACATCCCCCGTCTTCATACGCCTCGTCAGCACTATCCCCAGACAGATCGGGCGGCGGCCCAAGGATAGAGCTGGAAGGTTAGTTCTCCGGGTAACCAGAGAGCTTTCTCTATCTCATGGATGCTGATGGGGCTTTTGCTTTGCGCAATATTATCATAACCTTACCAAGTGCGTCGATGCCATGAGTCACCGTGTTAACATTGGCTGCAAAGATCTCTTATCACTAGCGAGCTATACAAATCCACTTAAGCAGATGCTTAGTGGTCCATGAAAGGAAGGTATAACTTGGCAGCAAAAGGGCTCCATTGAGGTCACCACGCGGCACTGAGATGTCGATGCACTGTGATTTGGCCTCGCATTATCCACCGCCTAATTAATCAAGTACTGTGAAGGTGCCGCGAAAGATGTCACTTGAAAAGCTGGTGTGGAATGCTCACCAAAATTGGTGTTGGGTAGACTACTATTGTACAGAGAGGCAGTGATAGATGAAGCTGTAAGGGCAGTGTTATGTGATGACGCCCAACCGGTGGTTGAAGAGTAGCGGTGCCTATCTCCTGGTACCGCGAGAACACATCCACCCAGGTAGTGGTCCGGCTAAGATCGAGTTCCAGTAAGGCATTTTGAAAGGGAGATGTCAAATTTATAGTATATGTAAGTTTGTCGTTATTTACACACCTGCGCCGCTGAAATCACTTTTATAGAACCCTAGACCTCAACACTATCCGCAGTGAACCTGAATCAACCGAGACCGACACCTTTCCCATTCCTAAACTTCCGCAGtattcttctccttctcctttaGTCCAGTCTTAGTCTCCACATGCTCCTTGCTAAGTTGCCTCTTCGTAATGAAAAAGCTCGCAACAAGGCCCACTGCGGCAAGAGCAGTATACAAAATCCAGATATTTCGGATACTCCAAGCAAATGCCGTCTCGACAGCTTCTCTCTGCAAAGAGTCCGTAATATCCTTTACAGCCAGGGcattcgccgccgcctccgcacCTGTAAAGTCCTCTTGCAGGGCACTGGACAGCCCAGCGTCCTCTAGGAGATCCCTCTTCAGACCCATGCTATTTTGGAAGACAACGCCGCCCAGCACGACGGAAAGCGCCATGGCGACATTCCGCACGAACCCGAATGTCGCGGTTGCTGTTGCGGTGTCTTTCGTTGGGATGTTACTTTGGAGTGCGAGGAGTggcgggaagaagagcaggccACATCCGAAGCCGGAAATGATTTGGTAGCCGATGATCTTCCCAAGCGATGTGGAAGTGCTGTAGTCAATGAAGAGGCCTGTTCCTAGCAGCACGAGGGCCATCCCCAGCCAAATGACCTCTTGGTAGCGGCCGGTGCGGTGGATCACGATGCCAACTGCGAGGCTGGTGAAGGATTCGGTTAGGATGAAGGGGAGAATGAGCAGACCTGAGTGGAAAGGGGAGGCCGCTTTGGCAGACTGGAAATAGAGTGGGAGGTAGTACTCCGCACCGAGAAATGCCTGTTAATGTTAGCCTGGCAGTTTAAAACGGAGTAGAATTGTTTTAGCATTGACTGACAAAGCCGTGTGTGAAGTCCACCAAGAAGCAAGCAATATTTGAACGGCTTGTGAAGATGTGGAGGGGCATGAGCGGGTATTTCGCCAGACGCTTCTCGCTGTAGATGAATGCAACGGACATCAGGGCGCCGAACACGATCAAGCAAATCACTTTAGGGCTATCCCAGGGGAAGGTATCGCCGCCAAAGTCTAATCCGAGGAGAATCATGACGGAGATGGCTAGAATGGACAAGCTGCCAAACCAGTCTACTGCCTTGATTCCTTCGAGCATAGGTGTCCTGGGATTATGGAcatccaggaacaggatCAGCAGCACGAAAGCCGTACCGCATACTGGAAGATTAATCCAAAAGATCCAGCGCCACGAGATGGACTCGGTGAAGACACCACCAAGCACAGGACCGAGAGCACCAGCCACCGTCCAGGTACATTCCATAAGACCCATGAACAGGCTACGGAGTCTGCGTTGCGTAAGCAAAACGCACCGAGCTAGAAGTGTGTTAATCTCACCTGACACTGAACAGATCCGATATAGTTATGAGAATGAGCTGGATAAGCCCACCTCCAGCAACACCCTGAAAACTGCGGCCTACAATCAACATTGCCATATCCACCGCTGTGGCGCATACAATTGACGAAACGAATAACAGCGCGACGGCCAATAGCAGGATCGGTTTCCGGCCCCAGATGTCAGACAGGTTGGCCCAGATGTTGCCGCTGGCGGCATTGGCGAGTAGATAGGCCCCGCCAATCCAGACATATCCGCCGCCTGAATGCAAGTCTGCAGATATAGTCGGGGTAGCCGTCGCTACAATGGTCTGATCCAGGGCTGATATGAACAGGCTCAACTAGACCCTTACATGAGTGACAAGCCCTAATGTGGTGTAACTCTGTCTGGGTGACTTACTGCCAGGGCGATCAAGATAGCACCGATACGCCAACTACCGCGGGACTTTGGCGCTTCATGTTCAACCGTATGTGAACTACACCGTGCCTGTGTAATGCATTCCTCGGGTTTATTCTCCGAACCTCGTTGGCTTGGCGCAGTCTGGCTGGCAATCTCGTCCATTTGAATCTCGGGCGCAGTGGCGGAGACCATCTTTTTCGAGGTCACCCAATATCAGAGTGCCCTCTATGCAAGCGATCAAGAACAAATATCCAAAATGGTCTAACACAGCGGGATGAACAACGCGAGTCGAAGAGCAGTTTGATATATTTCGATGACTCCGCGCTGTTtgcttgctttgctggaaatttatgcctcaggctcCACAAGGTTACAATAGTCAATGCCTGACCTTTCCCTCTTATCCTCTCGTCTCTTTGTAATTTTCATTCCTTTTTACGAAACCCAATATTTTACCCTTGTGTTGGTCCCATTGCCCTCACCGTAGCTGATGGGAGACGTCAAGTTGGAGATAATTGATGCCAGCGCCGAGCTGCTCTAGTTAGGTCGATAACGCCTCCACCAGCTTCGACTCGATGCATACGAACGGAAGGACTGGACGAATCAGGCTGCTCCTCCTTACCATGAAGGGAATAACACCCAGTTGAACGCGTCCCACATATCTCTTATGGGTCAGCAATCCAACTGCTCAGCATGTATACGATCCAGTGGGTTGTTGCGTCACGGAGGGAACTACGAGCCCAAAAAGACTGGCCAGAGCATGGTTCGGCATTCGGCCAATGTTCCCACAGCAGAGAATTGCAAACAAATGGACTTAAGTTCGTGCCCGAGGTCAGATCTGTTGACGACGAATTGGAGGAGTCCCATCGGCTGATACTCCGTAATCCGTCGATACATACTTCCCCGCTTCCTACGGATATGCCGAGGCCTAGATAGGTCCCACCACCTCTAGGACTATAGAATGGCCACGGATGGGAGCCTGGCGACAGTCAATCTACTCGATTTCCTCTTGATATCTCATCCTAGGTCCCGGTCTACAAATAAACGATGGCTGCAGAAATACCTCGTAAGCTCTGGGAACATCCTAACCCTAGGGCTACTGCGATGTGGGCATTCAAGGAGAGTttagagaaagagaagaacgTCAGCCTTCCGGTAAGCTGGACCGATACTTACTGGATGGCCAATGACTTATATTCCTAGACTTATTATGACCTCTACACCTGGTCTGTGACGAACCGCGCTGCGTTCTGGGACTTTAGCTGGAGATATTTCCCCATCATTCACGAAGGCTCCTATACTATTGTCGTGGATGAATCTGCTCGCATCGATAGCATTCCCAGCTGGTTCAAAGGCGTCCGGCTCAATTTCGCCGAAAACATGCTTTTCACGGCCGAGAAGTCACCAGCTGGAACCCAGCTCATCACAACAGCCGGCAAAGAGGACAGCAAAATCGTAGCTACTCAGGTTCGTGAAGGAGCCGCGGAACCTGCCATCTCCGTCACCTGGTCTCAATTGAGACAGCGGACTGGGAAATTACTCCAGGCGCTCAAGGCTGCCGGGTTAGCAAAAGGAGACCGTGTGGCGGTGGTCGCCAGTAACAGCATCGACACTCTAGTCGTCTTCTTGGCCACCACGGCCCTGGGAGGCCTGTTTTCATCCGCTTCCACTGATACCGGTGTCAAAGGCATTCTAGATCGGCTTGTGCAGATCAAGCCGAAATTCGTGTTCTTCGACGATGCCGCCGTCTATAATGGAAAACACATCGATCTGCGCCCGAAAATCACCGACGTCATCAACGGTCTCAAGGACACATCCGAATTCAAGAGCCTAATTACCCTCCCCCGGTTCCCTGACCACCCAGTCGACGTGACAAGCCTGCCGAAAACGCAGCCCCTAGCACAGCTCTTAGCCACCGCGCCCTCCGACAAGCTGGAGTTTGTTCGCGTAGGGTTCCGCGACCCCTTCCTGGTAGCGTTCAGCTCAGGAACCACGGGAAAACCAAAGCCAATAGTCCACGGCGTCGGCGGGTACCTTCTCAACTCAAACAAAGAATCCCGTTTACATCGCAGCCATGGCCCCAACTCTGTAACCCTTCAGTTCACAACTACAGGTTGGATCATGTACATGTCCGCCATCTCGGGTCTGTTATTCGGCGGCCACACCATCCTCTACGACGGGAGCCCCTTTTTCCCCAATCCAAAAATCCTGATACGTCTCTTGGGAAGGTACAGGGTCACTCACTTCGGCACATCCCCTCGATACCTACACGAGCTACGCAAGAACGGCATCTCCCCGCGTACCGAAGAAGACCTTCGCTCCCTCGTCGGCGTCACAAGCACAGGGATGGTCCTTCCGGATTCCCTAGCCGAATGGTTCTATGACGCCGGTTTTCCGCCTCACGTCCAACTCGCTAATATTTCAGGCGGCACAGATTTAGCCGCTTGCTTTGGGCTAGAAAATCCAATTACACCGCTCTACCTCGGTGGATGCCAGGGTCTCCCGCTGGGCATCCCTGTTGAAGTTTATgatcaagcagatgaaggCGCGTCAGGTGTCAAAGGTACGCCTGTTCCTGATGGTATCCCTGGAGAGCTTGTAGCCACGGCAGCGTTTCCAACCATGCCTGTCAAGTTCCTCGGCGAGGACGGGGAAAAGAAGTATTTTGATTCGTATTTTGCGAGGTTTGACAGTACGTTACCCCTACAGCCCACACTAACCCTAAGTTTCAGTACCCTCCAGGAACTCCTTGCCTTCTGTCAAAAACTAATGTAAACCAGACGTCTGGACCCATGGCgacttcatctccatccatccGATCACAAAGCAAATCTTCTTTCTCGGCCGCTCTGATGGCGTGCTAAACCCCTCTGGAATCCGGTTCGGTTCCGCCGAAATCTATAACGTGATTGAGACGCAGTTCGCCAATGAGATCGTGGACTCATTAGCTGTTGGACAGCGACGGCCCCAAGACTCTGATGAGTCTGTGATTCTGTTCTTGCTTATGAAGCCGGGGTTTAAGGTCACCAAAGCATTGATCGAACGAGTTAAGGAGGCTATCAGGAAGGCTCTGAGTGCGAGGCATGTGCCGAAATATGTGTTTGAGACACCTGAGATCCCGGTAGGTTATGCTGTTCCCTTAGCCTTTTCATTGTCTCTTGAACAAAGTAGGGACATAAAACAGGCTAATGAGACCCTATATCTTGCAGACGACTGTGAATCTCAAAAAGGTTGAGTTGCCTGTGAAACAAATAGTttctgggaagaagataaagCCTTCGGGGACGCTACTAAATCCGGAGAGCTTGGAGTACTATTACCAGTTTGCGGATGTGGAGAGGTTGGCTGAAAGTGAGCTGAAGAGTAAGCTGTGAATATATAGCAGTGTCGGCTAGTTAGATGTATAGTAGAAAATGCATCGGAAAGAAGTGCTCACGCCACCTCTAGTATATTATTCCTGTTGAAGAATTTATATTTGAGGATATTGATAGCATTGAGATCATCAATTCGACCTCCAGTGCAGAAGGGTCTTGAATAACGTTTCACCTGCAATTTCTTCAACAACCGATCCAGGTCTATCATTGAAACGGGTAACGATAATACAAGGTGACTTGAAACTCATggacaagaaaaaaaaaatatgcCCCAAGTCAGCAAAAAAAATATGCGCCAACTCTATACGCCTAGCCCATagtgaaagaaaagaaatagcCCTAGTAAAACTGCGGGAAGTTGCACCTGCACGTGCGACACCTATTTATTGTGAACTAGGAAGTTGCGGAACGAGTCCCAGTGATCTGAGTCGGAATATCTAGGCGAAAAGTTAGCAGCGTGGCCCTTTCTGAGATAGAGTGAAAGACACATACATGTAAACCATACTACTCCGCAAACTAGACATTAAGACTTCGGGATGCCAGCGGAAGAGATACATGACAGATGCCCAGCTCAGCGACGCAAAGACAGCCCAGGCGTTGCTCTCGATCTGTTTTCGTGCTTCAGGGCCGATAAGAGATGATAGTGGGTGCATCCCGGGCTGAACGGAGAGTTTGGCGAAGCCAAGGACTACGCGGGCAAAGATATAAATCACGATCTGACGACGTTAGCATAGCGTTCTCCGATACTCGTGATCATTGAATTGCAACGAACCTGTTGCGTGATGCTGGACTTGTGCCGGCCGAAAACCGCGTAGCCTCCCAGCAGTCCTGCAAGGAAACTATCGTAATGCCCCTCCTTCCCGACACCAGCGGGGTTGAGATTGCGCAAGACAATCATAGAGCTCTTGTATATAAAGCAAAAGACGGCGAGGTTACGGGCATGTTGGCGGGTCGCGTTGAGAACGAGCTTGACTTTCTCGCGAATACTGCATGACGTAGGTATGTCAGTTGATGTCGCGCGGCCGtaagagaagatggagagaagatggagatctGGGTTGAGTAGTGTCGATCCGGGGAGTCTTACGTTCCGgatcgaaaaagaaaaatcatCCTATAACAGAAATCTTATTAGCATACTATCTGTGAGGTAATACCTCGAGGGTTTGTCCACATACACCAGAGCATGCGGAAACCGCACCTTGGCGCCGTATACTGCGCCATTGCGAATACCCTTTACAAGTGACAGGAGCGGTGCAAGATCCGCATTTGTAACGAGAGCATCCAGACGAGACTGCATGGCAATTAGATATCTGCTGTCCGTGCGAAAATACGTGAATCATACAACCAAAGCGTCCATGGTGTCGAGACGTCGGGATAGCGGAGAGCCTCGGCAGACCGAGCCGGCAGCGATAGTTCGATGTTCAGGTGCTCCGGCGGATGGTACGCAGGACGTCAGCGAGCATCGGGGGAAAATAAAGATCGGAGCAACACCAGGAAGTAAAAAGGCTTTTAGGGACGAAAGATAaaggttgaggagggggTTGTGGGCGGCATATTGCAGCAACTCTGTATCCGCgttgaagaaaagatccTCGGCATGTGAGTTGCTACCGAGTCGACCACCAACGTCATGTCACGTGTTGCTATCAAACTAGTATACTAACTACTACAGACTGAAGCTTTGAACCCGGAACGCCAGAAACAATCAAACACACAGCATATCTTGCGTACCCTTAATCATGTCGTGCccgcttcgtcttctcgtcCTCCGAAACTTCATCCACATCCATCATATCTGCGTCTCCTTCGTCATCAGACTCCACTCCAGCCCTCCGCTTCAgacccttcatcttcctcgtctgcaATCCACCCAGATCCTGCTTGGCTAGATGCACCCGACCAACCTTGTCACCGATTAAATCAATACCgatgttcttcttgttcttgatctcctcgttCGGTTTCTTGCCCTGCTTCATGGCCTCTTTCATGACGTCGCGAGGTGCCTCTTGGATACGTCCGACTTTGAAGTCGAGCTTGGGTCcaatctcttccagctccacGCGAGGAAGCTTGTGTCCGCTCCGCTTAGTGACGATCTTGTACCACCGTAGATGAATAATAGGTGCCAGACCCGCCGTAGGCTCCTCCGCACCAACCATAAGCGCATACTGTAGTCCTTCAACGTCAATCTTATCACTGGTCTCGCCCTTGAATAGATCCACCAGCATGCTCTTCAGCATCGTATGCGTCGTCGATGTCGTATCGTCCCATGCGCTGCCGGAAAAGAGCATCAGCGGCCGCAGACCGATGGCGACATGCATAGAAAGCCTGTTCATCTCGGGAATCCCCTCGCCATTGGCATCGGGGAGGAGTAACAGCTCAGCCATGTCGAGAACTTTGGAGTCAAAGATGCGCGCAATTGTCAGGCAGTTGGGCCTCTTCTTATTGCTGCTTCCGAAAATTACCATGCCGCAGTCATTCTTGTTGGCCAGGAATTCGAGACTCTCGGTACTCTCGAACGGGTGAATGTTCTCATTTTTCTTGTGGAAGAGGACGGAATGCGGTGTCGTAAGAGAATGGAAAACTTTGAGGACAGTATGTAGGGGCGTAGGACATTTTGACCCATGGAGCAGCAATACGCGCTTTGCACCTTCAATGAGTTGAGGTTCTTTAGCCTTGAGGATGCGTGCAGTGCGCGGGTTCTTTGGCTTTCTGTGCAGAGATTTACCGTTAACAAATGCCTGTTGCGGAGTATAGACTAGACAACATAAATGACGAAAATGGAGCAGTAAGACGCCAAAGTAGCAGTCAATCACTTACACTTCTCGAAGCATTTTTATCAGACAGAACGTGCTACGGATAAAGTTGGTGATCTTTAAGTTTTGCTACGTCCGGTAAAATCGTTGGAAAAAGTTTGGGCGGAGAGCGCTTGGCAtctcttatcgataagcgaTATTTGATTGTTTATCCACGTATACATTCTATCAATTGAAAAAACAATGCGACCGTAGCTGGAAATAGATATCCATGAAAATTAAATAATTCATGTCTTTACATTCGAAAATACAAAAGGTCTCAAGTTATAACTACTCCAGCCGCAGCTTTTCGAATTCCCGAATCTGCTCCTCTAACCGAGCAACCTCGCTTTCGGCATCCCggagtttcttctcttcctgctcACGCACTTCAGGCTttgccttctctttccaCCCGGCGCTGTTGATCAAAGTAGTCTGGCGACGGACGGTTTcctgcgccttcttcaagctggccttgcccttctcttcttgttcaAGGGCAACTTCCTTAGACACACGAAGGTAGACAGCCGCTTGTGAACCAACAGGAGCAACGACACAGCCTGACGGAGGCGTGGTGTTCTCGGGTCCGAGCACACTGAGTTCACCAAGAGTCTTACCGCCAAGAGACTTGACAATATGAAGCTCATCGGAAACAGTCTTGTGACTGGTTGCATCGTAGGTTTGAACGATAACATCGCCTTTAGTCTTGACGTCGTATTGAGCGAGGATCGAACGAATGGCCTTGGACGTGTTCAGGATAAGCTCATAAGCAGTTTCGGCTGTAGAGTCGTCAAATTCAGCCTTGTACTCGGGAAACTTGGCCTTCATGATCGAGATAGTGTTGTCGCCAGGACGGCGCGGCAGACGCTGCCATAGCTCTTCGGTGATAAATGGCATAATAGGATGGATCATAGTGAGAGCGCCTTCCAGAGCGGTGTAAAGAGTCTGCTTGGCAGATTCCTGCACTTCTTGTGGTAGCTCAGGGGCTAGGAGAGATTTGGAGTTCTCAATGAACACGTCACAGAGCTGGCTGTACCAGTACTGGTAAACAGTGGAAGCAGCATGGGAGAATTCGCGATCCTCCAGGGCTATGTTCACCTCCTTAGCGGCGGCGTTGAATTTGTGCAGAATCCAGCGTTCAGAAAGAGATTCCTTGCCAGTCTTTGTCGGGGTCGGCAGCGGCTTGAAATCATCACCAAGCTTTCCAAGAACGTACTTGGTAGCCTGGTAAATCTTGTTACAGAACTTACGGTACCCGTGAATGACCTGGATGTCAAATGCGATATCGCCGCCTTCAACAGACAATTAGAATCATACGCAGTGCCAAAACAGTGTCACTGAACTTACCACCGGTAGTGTAGGACACAAGGGAGAACCGAAGAGCATCAGCACCGCACTCAGGAATGCCCTTTGGAAACGCCTTCTTTTGATACTTCGTAGCGGTagcaacctccttctcagcaagGTTACCCACGAGAAGCTTGGCATGGAGGTCCTCAAGCTTGATACCCTCCATAACATCCAAAGGATCGATGACATTGCCCAAAGACTTTGACATTTTGCGACCTTCAGAATCACGAATAAGGGAATGACAGTAGACCTCCTTGAAAGGAACCTTGCCAGTCATCTTGATACCCAACATGATCATTCTGGCAACCCAGAAGAACAGAATATCCCAGCCTGTCTCGAGGACAGATGTAGGGTACAGATTTTCGAAATCGTGAGTCTGACGAGGCCAACCGAGAGTTGAGAACGGCCAGAGGCCTGAAGAGAACCAGGTGTCCAGCACGTCCTCATCTCTCTTGAGAGTAAATTTCTTACCAGGGAACTTCgcttcagccttcttctgagcctcctcttcattgcGGCCAGTGACCCAGAGATTGCCATCGCTgtcatcgccttcctcgccctcgatTTGTACAAAGTAAGCCGGAGCTTGATGACCCCACCAAAGTTGGCGAGACAGACACCAGTCGTTGATACCACGAAGCCAGCGGAAATAGCTCTTCTCGGCAGACTCGGGTCTGATAATGATTTCGCCgttctcaacagccttgatCGCAGGCTCAGCAAggctctccatcttcatccaccacTG carries:
- a CDS encoding mismatch repair ATPase MSH1 (transcript_id=CADANIAT00008100); this encodes MPVNGSRLPYLVQSQARSLARPNTILPYRCLVHRTICHHAQPRRVAAPQLTTVFHNQRRSAKTKSTVKLKDLPQGAVKLEPYQDVVEDTPRYPTVVQGHRNNMQKFKNCVVLTRVGGFYELYFEQAEELAPLLNLKLATKKTSAGPVPMAGFPFFQLDRFLKILVQDLNKFVAISEEFAISAEEKARSGMLFDRKVARVITPGTLIDEKFMDPSENNFLMAIYLNPSDLGMHARGSDESSYQHILTSASQNVGLAWLDLSTGDFYTQSTTAQMLPSAIARIGAREILVDQRLQDLAGQELQLLIGHEHRLMTCFSFPEKISPVSDWASMLEAPLPSTSIDAFSQEEVAAGYSLLEYIRVQLQGLNLKLQPPRRRHLNESMSIDLQLLKRSYDAQRLVQKFTLGKGDADDLICLSKSIEASKNVKRLLSAASNASSEYSRKSLQKMVDQLYLDGPTLLADKILSAIDEEGLLQKQRIEEDTAAEAAILAQEVTLNEGAAADLASLPKKVREKTTERTATDESSPDETWIMRRDASPALKELHRTLDELQNEKSKLGQYLRDSVGSSAITLKWTPGLGHICHVKGAKVSQQQLEDIGVTRNVSSTKSTRSFYLPAWTELGGRMDQIKVQIRQEEQAIFEQLRREVILNLVKIRRNASVMDELDVACSFATLAAEQQLVRPILTEGTNYKIIGGRHPTVKLGLEEQGRRFVSNDCFLGESERIWLITGPNMAGKSTFLRQNALITILAQVGSFVPADYAEIGIVDQIFSRIGAADDLFRDQSTFMVEMLETAAILKQATARSFVIMDEVGRGTTPEDGTAVSFACLHHLHYRNQCRTLFATHFHGLADMTQEFPALGRYCTDVKETTEGRFSFVHKLRKGINRESHALKVAQLAGLPSETLELARSVRDSIRGEASRLTTAAFSSAS
- a CDS encoding ureidoglycolate hydrolase (transcript_id=CADANIAT00008101) — translated: MPPPTLLASPSLSITPEPLTRDAFAPFGTAVIPPLPRSVTTAPNPLSSHPKHPLVTFPVAANQLSALKYSPISPLINNYPSQCPSNQPSEARMSMFSCFPRTLRAVTSTGEGKVGGAQKVVFDVGILERHPYTSQTFSPLGLSSDDKSAYYLVIVAPTLLGQTATARTEAGESVSIRDPPNLSKLRAFVASGEHAVTYGPGTWHAPMVVVGECKVDFVVTQFVNGVAAEDCQEVCFGEGIVVDLSERQQRAQAKL
- a CDS encoding MDR family MFS transporter (transcript_id=CADANIAT00008102), translated to MVSATAPEIQMDEIASQTAPSQRGSENKPEECITQARCSSHTVEHEAPKSRGSWRIGAILIALALSLFISALDQTIVATATPTISADLHSGGGYVWIGGAYLLANAASGNIWANLSDIWGRKPILLLAVALLFVSSIVCATAVDMAMLIVGRSFQGVAGGGLIQLILITISDLFSVRLRSLFMGLMECTWTVAGALGPVLGGVFTESISWRWIFWINLPVCGTAFVLLILFLDVHNPRTPMLEGIKAVDWFGSLSILAISVMILLGLDFGGDTFPWDSPKVICLIVFGALMSVAFIYSEKRLAKYPLMPLHIFTSRSNIACFLVDFTHGFAFLGAEYYLPLYFQSAKAASPFHSGLLILPFILTESFTSLAVGIVIHRTGRYQEVIWLGMALVLLGTGLFIDYSTSTSLGKIIGYQIISGFGCGLLFFPPLLALQSNIPTKDTATATATFGFVRNVAMALSVVLGGVVFQNSMGLKRDLLEDAGLSSALQEDFTGAEAAANALAVKDITDSLQREAVETAFAWSIRNIWILYTALAAVGLVASFFITKRQLSKEHVETKTGLKEKEKNTAEV